From Phragmites australis chromosome 5, lpPhrAust1.1, whole genome shotgun sequence, a single genomic window includes:
- the LOC133920015 gene encoding pyrophosphate-energized vacuolar membrane proton pump-like, which yields MAILSDGATEVIIPIAAVIGIAFAVAQWVLVSRVKVVPSAGGAGGDRDKDGFGDSLIEEEEGLNDHNVVAKCAEIQNAIAEGATSFLFTEYQYVGIFMSIFAVVIFLFLGSVEGFSTKNHPCTYSKDKECKPALFNAIFSTVSFLLGAVTSVVSGFLGMKIATYANARTTLEARRGVGKAFITAFRSGAVMGFLLASNGLLVLYVAINLFKLYYGDDWEGLFESITGYGLGGSSMALFGRVGGGIYTKAADVGADLVGKVELNIPEDDPRNPAVIADNVGDNVGDIAGMGSDLFGSYAESSCAALVVASISSFGVNHDFTGMCYPLLVSSVGIIVCLITTLFATDIFEIKAVKEIEPALKKQLVISTALMTVGIALISWLALPAKFTIFNFGEQKEVSNWGLFLCVAIGLWAGLIIGYVTEYYTSNAYRPVQDVADACRTGAATNVIFGLALGYKSVIIPIFAIAVGIYVSFTIAAMYGIAVAALGMLSTIATGLSIDAYGPISDNAGGIAEMAGMSHRIRERTDALDAAGNTTAAIGKGFAIGSAALVSLALFGAFVSRAGVKVIDVLSPKVIIGLVVGAMLPYWFSAMTMKSVGKAALEMVEEVRRQFNTIPGLMEGTGKPDYANCVKISTDASIKQMIPPGALVMLTPLIVGTFFGVQTLSGVLVGALISGVQVAISASNTGGAWDNAKKYIEAGASEHARSLGPKGSDCHKAAVIGDTIGDPLKDTSGPSLNILIKLMAVESLVFAPFFATHGGLLFKLF from the exons ATGGCGATCCTGTCGGACGGCGCCACCGAGGTGATAATCCCGATCGCCGCCGTCATCGGCATCGCCTTCGCCGTCGCGCAGTGGGTGCTCGTCTCGCGCGTCAAGGTGGTGCCGTCcgcgggcggcgccggcggtgaCAGGGACAAGGACGGGTTCGGCGACTCGCtgatcgaggaggaggagggcctcAACGACCACAACGTCGTCGCCAAGTGCGCCGAGATACAGAACGCCATCGCCGAAG GAGCAACATCGTTCCTCTTCACCGAATATCAATACGTTGGAATTTTCATGTCAATCTTTGCCGTCGTGatcttcctcttccttggcTCCGTTGAGGGATTTAGTACAAAGAACCACCCGTGCACATACAGCAAGGACAAGGAGTGCAAACCTGCTCTTTTTAACGCCATCTTCAGCACCGTCTCGTTCCTGCTCGGAGCAGTCACCTCTGTGGTGTCTGGTTTCCTTGGAATGAAAATTGCCACGTACGCAAATGCCCGGACTACACTGGAAGCAAGGAGAGGTGTCGGCAAAGCATTTATCACTGCTTTCCGATCAGGTGCGGTGATGGGCTTTTTGCTGGCATCAAATGGCCTTTTGGTGCTTTACGTTGCTATAAACTTGTTTAAGTTGTATTATGGAGATGATTGGGAGGGTCTGTTTGAGTCTATCACCGGTTATGGCCTTGGTGGATCTTCAATGGCTCTGTTTGGAAGGGTGGGAGGCGGTATCTACACAAAGGCGGCTGACGTGGGTGCTGATCTTGTTGGCAAGGTGGAATTGAACATTCCTGAAGATGATCCCAGAAACCCTGCT GTCATTGCTGACAATGTCGGAGATAATGTTGGTGATATTGCTGGAATGGGATCAGATCTCTTTGGGTCATATGCTGAATCTTCCTGTGCCGCCCTTGTTGTGGCATCCATTTCTTCATTTGGGGTCAACCATGATTTTACTGGGATGTGCTACCCGCTGCTAGTCAGCTCCGTTGGCATCATTGTCTGCCTGATCACCACACTCTTTGCAACCGATATTTTTGAGATAAAGGCTGTGAAAGAAATCGAACCTGCACTGAAGAAGCAGCTCGTCATTTCTACGGCTCTAATGACTGTCGGTATTGCGCTGATTAGTTGGTTGGCACTCCCAGCTAAATTCACAATCTTCAATTTTGGTGAACAGAAGGAAGTCAGCAACTG GGGATTGTTCTTGTGTGTTGCGATTGGTCTCTGGGCTGGTTTGATTATTGGATACGTGACAGAATACTATACTAGCAATGCATACAG ACCCGTGCAAGATGTCGCCGATGCCTGCAGAACTGGTGCTGCCACCAATGTCATATTCGGCCTTGCTCTAGGATACAAGTCTGTTATAATTCCGATCTTTGCTATTGCTGTTGGCATCTATGTCAGTTTCACTATTGCTGCGATGTATGGAATAGCTGTCGCTGCTCTTGGCATGCTGAGCACAATTGCAACCGGTCTTTCTATTGATGCTTACGGTCCTATCAGTGACAATGCTGGTGGCATTGCTGAGATGGCGGGGATGAGCCACAGAATTCGTGAGAGAACTGATGCACTTGATGCTGCTGGAAACACAACTGCCGCTATAGGAAAG GGCTTTGCCATTGGATCAGCTGCTCTGGTGTCCCTCGCCCTCTTCGGCGCGTTCGTCAGCAGAGCCGGAGTGAAGGTCATCGACGTCCTGTCTCCAAAGGTCATCATCGGCTTGGTCGTCGGGGCCATGCTCCCGTACTGGTTCTCGGCCATGACGATGAAGAGCGTGGGGAAAGCTGCCCTGGAGATGGTGGAGGAGGTCCGCCGGCAGTTCAACACCATCCCCGGGCTGATGGAGGGCACCGGCAAGCCGGACTACGCCAACTGCGTCAAGATCTCCACCGACGCCTCCATCAAACAGATGATCCCACCCGGCGCTCTGGTCATGCTCACACCTCTGATCGTTGGCACCTTCTTCGGCGTGCAGACGCTCTCCGGTGTTCTCGTCGGCGCTCTTATCTCAGGCGTACAGGTTGCCATCTCTGCCTCAAACACCGGTGGCGCCTGGGACAATGCCAAGAAATACATCGAG GCGGGTGCGAGTGAGCACGCGAGGTCGCTGGGTCCCAAGGGGTCGGACTGCCACAAGGCGGCGGTGATCGGCGACACCATCGGGGACCCGCTCAAGGACACGTCGGGCCCGTCGCTCAACATCCTCATCAAGCTCATGGCCGTCGAGTCCCTCGTCTTCGCCCCCTTCTTCGCCACCCACGGGGGCCTCCTCTTCAAGCTCTTCTAG
- the LOC133920017 gene encoding probable monogalactosyldiacylglycerol synthase 3, chloroplastic produces MATSMASPRGRSIRETVLETVAAYHHQQRMRRKLRKSLSYAGELSSAGRARGEGASSSASATSLYGPEEDDEPFWEEEEGTVELVQLGANRAKNVLILMSDTGGGHRASAEAIKDAFRIEFGDEYRVFVKDLCKDHAGWPLNNMESSYKFMVKHVQLWKVAFHSTSPRWVHSFYLAALASFYAKKVEAGLKKYKPDIIISVHPLMQHIPLWVLKWQGLQNRVVFVTVITDLNTCHPTWFHANVNRCYCPSEEVAKRAALDDLQPSQIRVFGLPIRPSFCRAVLVKDDLRKELELDPELPAVLLMGGGEGMGPVKKTAKALGESLFDKELGKPIGQLIVICGRNKTLSSSLQALEWKIPVKIRGFETQMEKWMGACDCIITKAGPGTIAEALIRGLPIILNDFIPGQEVGNVPYVVDNGAGVFSKSPKETAKLVSLWFGPDSEELKRMSENALKLSQPEAVFDIVRDIHELSQEQGVISQISGSLTSSFFIPSPETTPIQFI; encoded by the exons ATGGCGACGTCCATGGCGTCGCCGCGGGGGCGGTCGATCCGGGAGACGGTGCTGGAGACCGTGGCGGCCTACCACCACCAGCAGCGGATGAGGCGCAAGTTGCGCAAAAGCCTCTCCTACGCCGGGGAGCTCTCCTCCGCGGGCCGCGCGCGCGGGGAGGGAGCGTCCTCGTCAGCGTCGGCCACCTCGCTCTATGGGCCCGAGGAGGATGACGAGCCGttctgggaggaggaggagggcaccGTCGAGCTCGTCCAGCTCGGGGCCAACCGCGCCAAGAATGTCCTCATCCTTATGAGCGACACCGGTGGCGGACACCGCGCCTCCGCGGAGGCCATCAAGGACGCCTTCCGGATCGAGTTCGGCGACGAGTACCGG GTCTTCGTTAAGGATCTGTGCAAGGATCACGCCGGGTGGCCGCTCAACAACATGGAGAGCTCATACAAGTTCATGGTGAAGCATGTGCAGCTCTGGAAGGTGGCATTCCACAGCACCTCGCCTAGATGGGTCCATAGCTTCTACCTCGCCGCTCTCGCCTCATTCTATGCCAA GAAGGTGGAGGCTGGACTGAAGAAGTACAAACCAGACATCATTATTAGTGTCCACCCCCTCATGCAACACATTCCTCTGTGGGTGCTCAAATGGCAAGGGCTGCAAAACAGAGTAGTCTTTGTAACCGTCATCACGGATCTCAACACTTGCCACCCTACATG GTTCCATGCTAATGTGAATAGATGTTACTGCCCCTCAGAAGAAGTTGCCAAGAGGGCAGCATTGGATGACCTACAACCTTCTCAAATCCGCGTGTTCGGTCTTCCGATTCGACCATCATTCTGCCGTGCCGTTCTTGTTAAG GATGATTTGAGGAAGGAACTTGAGCTGGATCCTGAGCTGCCTGCGGTGCTGCTTATGGGAGGTGGAGAGGGCATGGGTCCTGTCAAGAAGACTGCAAAAGCCCTTGGAGAATCATTGTTTGACAAAGAGCTCGGAAAACCAATTGGGCAGCTTATTGTCATTTGCGGCCGGAACAAAACACTGAGCTCCTCACTGCAGGCCCTCGAATGGAAAATACCAGTAAAA ATTAGGGGATTTGAGACCCAAATGGAGAAGTGGATGGGAGCTTGTGATTGTATTATAACAAAG GCTGGACCAGGCACCATTGCTGAAGCCTTGATAAGGGGTCTTCCTATAATCCTTAATGACTTCATACCTGGACAG GAAGTTGGCAATGTCCCTTATGTTGTGGACAATGGTGCAGGCGTGTTCTCCAAAAGCCCTAAGGAAACTGCGAAACTtgtttccctttggtttggTCCAGACTCAGAGGAATTGAAAAGAATGTCAGAAAACGCATTGAAATTGTCTCAGCCGGAAGCAGTCTTTGACATTGTCAGAGACATCCATGAGCTCTCTCAGGAGCAAGGGGTGATATCACAGATCTCTGGTTCCTTGACGTCATCCTTCTTCATACCATCACCTGAAACCACACCTATCCAGTTTATCTGA